A region from the uncultured Macellibacteroides sp. genome encodes:
- a CDS encoding Hsp20/alpha crystallin family protein yields MMPVRRSPNWLPSIFNEFFGNEWMEKATPNTPAINVFETEKEYKVEVAAPGQKKEDFCIRLEQDNQLTISLEKKDENSEEKKNGRYLRREFFYSRFQQNMILPDDVDKEKIEAKVEDGVLVISIPKKEFKEERKSTQTIEIK; encoded by the coding sequence ATGATGCCTGTTAGAAGATCACCAAACTGGTTACCGAGTATTTTTAATGAATTTTTTGGAAATGAATGGATGGAAAAAGCAACACCTAACACTCCAGCCATTAATGTGTTTGAAACTGAAAAAGAGTACAAGGTCGAGGTTGCTGCACCTGGACAAAAGAAAGAGGATTTCTGCATTCGTCTGGAGCAAGACAATCAATTGACAATCTCTTTGGAAAAGAAGGACGAAAATAGCGAAGAAAAGAAAAATGGACGTTACCTTCGTCGCGAATTCTTTTATTCTCGTTTCCAGCAAAACATGATTTTACCAGATGATGTTGATAAAGAAAAAATTGAAGCCAAAGTTGAAGATGGGGTATTGGTTATCTCCATTCCTAAGAAGGAATTCAAAGAAGAAAGAAAATCAACTCAAACGATTGAAATTAAGTAA